In one Spirosoma rigui genomic region, the following are encoded:
- a CDS encoding PVC-type heme-binding CxxCH protein, giving the protein MNKFRWFLLLLAAFQVIPGPAGRAQPAKTGPKPEAGKIDREYAMEATMLGYFSKDGARNPTLRANKGDRVRITITNGEQMTHDISLEKLSLKSKSINDKGASTSITFIADKSDTYYCSVPGHRAAGMVGTFEVVEGVIANTTVAGKLPRKAGKPLNLNFETGTLADWTATGDAFANPVIDQDPSPIHEKEMHIGFEGSHFLSSGGTTNYKLTGTLTSVPFTVTEPFAAFNVSGGALQDTRVELVLAATDKVIFHSTGQGRATLQPVVVDLKPYQNQDIFIRIVDKETGISQIPYIANDKWAHINFDDFRFYPSRPVFQNELKPNDIIILPPMDPVLHAGLSGTEAASVMTLPSGFRITLAAAEPDVVRPICFTTDTRGRLWVVEGHTYPVPAPEGQGRDRILILEDTNGDGTLDKRSVFAEGLNLVSGIEVGMGGVWLGAAPYLLFIPTDFKTDKPTGPIQKMLDGWGTDDTHEVLNSFRWGPDGWLYGTHGVFTHSNVGKPGAPDSERTKLNAGVWRFHPTTHQFELFAEGTSNPWGLDFNDYGHAFVTACVIPHMYNMIQGGRYFRQAGKHFNPYTYDDIKTHADHVHWVGERGPHAGNFRSASAGGGHAHSGAMIYLGNSWPQSYRNDIFMNNINGAKLNQDHPVRAGSGYLVTHKPDFLTMNDSWSQWLNMKYDPSGSVWAIDWYDKNQCHSPNPDVHNKTMGRIFKITHENDKWVQVDLARASDRELVNYQLHGNEWYVRQARTLLQERGPNKKVHKALKEILARNPDPTRKLRALWALHVTKGLSEKELTDLLTNEDEYVRSWAIQLLAEGKNVSPETLKRLADLARQDNSALVRLYLTSAMLRLDPAQRWDVMDALVQNVQDKDDHNLPLMVWYASEPLATIDMKRALALAQKSKMPKQLTYTIQRIAAIGTEDAKKLLKELNERVGKLDHSPENHEIQSLLAKVLGE; this is encoded by the coding sequence ATGAACAAGTTCCGTTGGTTCCTGCTTCTCCTTGCAGCCTTTCAGGTGATACCCGGCCCGGCGGGGCGGGCGCAGCCAGCCAAAACCGGGCCTAAGCCGGAGGCTGGGAAAATTGATCGAGAGTACGCGATGGAGGCAACCATGCTTGGGTATTTCTCGAAGGATGGCGCCCGTAATCCGACCTTACGCGCCAACAAAGGCGATCGGGTACGTATCACCATTACCAATGGTGAGCAGATGACCCACGACATCTCACTGGAGAAGCTTAGCCTCAAAAGCAAGTCGATCAACGACAAGGGAGCCAGCACCAGCATCACCTTTATCGCCGATAAAAGCGATACGTATTACTGCTCCGTTCCCGGTCACCGGGCCGCGGGGATGGTTGGTACGTTCGAGGTGGTTGAGGGGGTTATTGCCAATACGACCGTTGCCGGAAAGCTACCCCGGAAGGCGGGTAAACCCCTCAACCTGAATTTTGAAACGGGTACGCTGGCCGACTGGACCGCTACCGGTGATGCCTTTGCCAACCCGGTCATTGATCAGGACCCGTCGCCGATCCATGAGAAAGAGATGCACATCGGTTTCGAAGGTAGCCATTTTCTGAGCAGCGGAGGTACCACCAACTACAAGCTGACGGGAACCCTTACTTCCGTTCCCTTCACCGTGACGGAGCCGTTTGCTGCTTTCAACGTATCGGGTGGAGCCTTGCAGGACACGCGGGTTGAACTCGTGCTGGCGGCTACCGACAAGGTGATCTTTCACAGCACCGGGCAGGGCCGCGCCACGCTCCAGCCCGTGGTGGTGGACCTGAAGCCGTACCAGAATCAGGATATATTTATCCGGATCGTCGATAAGGAAACGGGCATTTCGCAGATTCCCTACATTGCCAACGACAAGTGGGCGCACATCAACTTCGATGATTTTCGCTTTTACCCCAGCCGCCCCGTCTTTCAGAATGAACTGAAACCGAACGACATTATTATTCTGCCGCCCATGGACCCCGTCCTGCACGCGGGTCTGTCCGGTACCGAAGCGGCCAGCGTAATGACTTTGCCCAGCGGCTTCCGGATTACGCTGGCAGCGGCCGAGCCGGATGTGGTGCGGCCCATCTGCTTCACCACCGACACCCGCGGCCGGCTCTGGGTGGTAGAAGGGCATACCTATCCCGTTCCGGCACCGGAAGGGCAGGGCAGGGACCGCATTCTTATTCTGGAAGATACCAACGGCGATGGCACCCTGGACAAGCGCAGCGTTTTCGCCGAGGGCTTAAATCTGGTTAGCGGGATCGAAGTAGGCATGGGGGGCGTCTGGCTGGGTGCGGCCCCGTACCTGTTGTTTATTCCCACCGATTTCAAAACCGACAAACCCACCGGGCCGATCCAGAAAATGCTCGACGGCTGGGGTACCGATGATACGCACGAAGTCCTCAACAGTTTCCGGTGGGGACCCGACGGCTGGCTTTACGGTACCCACGGCGTCTTTACCCACTCCAACGTGGGCAAGCCCGGTGCACCCGACTCGGAACGGACGAAGCTGAACGCGGGTGTCTGGCGTTTTCATCCTACTACGCATCAGTTCGAGCTGTTTGCCGAAGGTACCAGTAACCCCTGGGGGCTCGACTTCAACGACTACGGACATGCATTCGTGACAGCCTGCGTGATTCCGCACATGTATAACATGATCCAGGGTGGGCGCTATTTCCGGCAGGCGGGTAAGCACTTCAATCCCTACACGTACGATGATATCAAAACCCACGCCGACCACGTACACTGGGTAGGCGAGCGGGGTCCACATGCCGGGAACTTCCGCTCGGCATCGGCGGGGGGCGGTCATGCGCATTCCGGGGCTATGATCTACCTCGGCAACAGCTGGCCGCAGTCGTACCGCAATGATATTTTTATGAACAACATCAACGGGGCCAAGCTGAATCAGGACCACCCCGTCCGGGCCGGATCGGGCTACCTCGTGACGCACAAGCCGGATTTTCTGACCATGAACGACTCCTGGTCGCAGTGGCTGAATATGAAGTATGACCCCAGCGGCTCGGTCTGGGCCATCGACTGGTACGACAAAAATCAGTGTCACAGCCCCAATCCCGACGTGCACAACAAAACGATGGGCCGAATTTTCAAGATCACCCACGAAAACGACAAATGGGTGCAGGTCGATCTGGCCAGGGCGTCGGACAGGGAACTGGTGAACTATCAGCTACACGGCAACGAATGGTACGTGCGGCAGGCCCGGACGCTGTTGCAGGAACGCGGGCCCAACAAAAAAGTACATAAAGCGCTGAAAGAGATACTGGCCCGGAACCCCGATCCTACCCGGAAATTACGGGCGCTGTGGGCACTGCATGTGACGAAGGGTCTCTCCGAAAAGGAACTGACGGATTTGCTGACCAACGAAGACGAGTATGTACGGAGCTGGGCCATTCAGCTGCTGGCAGAAGGAAAGAACGTATCGCCCGAGACGCTGAAACGCTTGGCGGATCTGGCCCGGCAGGACAATTCGGCGCTGGTGCGATTATACCTGACATCGGCCATGCTGCGACTGGACCCGGCCCAGCGCTGGGACGTAATGGACGCACTCGTTCAGAATGTGCAGGATAAGGACGACCATAACCTGCCGCTGATGGTGTGGTACGCATCCGAGCCGCTGGCAACTATCGATATGAAACGGGCCCTGGCGCTGGCGCAGAAATCAAAGATGCCCAAGCAATTGACCTACACCATTCAACGCATTGCCGCGATTGGTACGGAGGATGCGAAGAAGCTCCTGAAAGAACTGAATGAGCGGGTGGGTAAACTCGACCACTCGCCCGAGAACCACGAAATCCAGTCCCTGCTTGCTAAAGTGCTGGGCGAATAG
- a CDS encoding sodium-translocating pyrophosphatase translates to MNNSLYIVPLLGLVGLAVMIAKFSWVNRQEAGDARMQEIAGYIADGAIAFLRAEWRVLIIFGAVVAAVLAFAGSQVENSHWFIGVAFAIGAFTSAFAGYIGMKVATKANVRTAHAARTSLTRALDVSFTGGSVMGIGVAGLAVLGLSVLFILFYNFFVAGSGGTFGDVNGVPMERALEVLAGFSLGAESIALFARVGGGIYTKAADVGADLVGKVEAGIPEDDPRNPATIADNVGDNVGDVAGMGADLFGSYVATILATMVLGREISIPEADNIIGHAPIVLPVLIAGMGLIFSILACYLVRVKDDNGNVQAALNLGNWGSIILTVVASYFLVNAILPASTMEIRGVEFTRLDVFFAIVTGLVVGALMSIITEYYTAMGRRPVMSIIRQSATGAATNIIGGLAVGMESTVLPILVLAAGIYTSYHFAGLYGVAISAAGMMATTAMQLAIDAFGPIADNAGGIAEMSYLPEEVRGRTDILDAVGNTTAASGKGFAIASAALTALALFAAFVGISGISAIDIYKADVLAGLFVGAMIPYIFSSLAIAAVGRAAMAMVEEVRRQFREIPGIMEGTGKPEYEKCVAISTQASIREMILPGAIALSVPIIVGFIFGPEVLGGLLAGVTVSGVLMGIFMNNAGGAWDNAKKSFEKGVLINGEMFYKKSEPHKASVTGDTVGDPFKDTSGPSMNILIKLMSIVSLVIAPYIAVKSSDTVGYAKEGKVAAGTEVPLEQSTAADNNKVATPNREFTPTDLSLDGGVSLKGVDVDGIEANLLNFIKSDKVVDKETWFDFDRLVFETGSATLKPESQEQLKNVADILKAYPAVNIKLGGYTDNTGNAASNLKLSGERAQSVKKELAGLGIDSSRLEAEGYGQEHPVASNDTEEGRAQNRRIAIRVTKK, encoded by the coding sequence ATGAACAATAGTCTTTACATCGTACCACTCTTAGGATTAGTGGGTTTGGCGGTTATGATCGCCAAATTCAGTTGGGTTAACCGGCAGGAGGCTGGTGACGCCCGTATGCAGGAAATTGCCGGCTACATTGCCGACGGAGCCATTGCGTTTTTGCGGGCCGAATGGCGGGTGCTCATCATTTTCGGCGCCGTCGTTGCGGCCGTACTGGCTTTTGCCGGCTCGCAGGTCGAAAACTCGCACTGGTTCATTGGAGTGGCCTTTGCCATTGGCGCATTCACCTCCGCGTTTGCCGGTTATATCGGCATGAAAGTCGCCACTAAAGCGAACGTACGCACGGCGCATGCAGCCCGTACCAGCCTCACCCGCGCCCTCGATGTATCGTTTACAGGCGGGTCTGTGATGGGCATCGGCGTTGCCGGTCTGGCCGTACTCGGACTGAGCGTACTGTTCATTCTATTCTATAACTTTTTCGTTGCCGGCTCCGGCGGAACATTCGGTGATGTCAATGGGGTACCCATGGAGCGTGCGCTGGAAGTGCTGGCCGGTTTTTCACTGGGTGCCGAATCCATTGCGCTGTTTGCCCGGGTGGGTGGCGGTATTTATACAAAAGCGGCCGATGTGGGCGCTGACCTCGTTGGTAAGGTAGAAGCCGGTATTCCCGAAGATGACCCGCGTAACCCGGCCACTATTGCCGATAACGTGGGCGACAATGTAGGTGACGTAGCGGGTATGGGGGCCGACTTATTCGGTTCCTACGTGGCGACGATTCTGGCTACGATGGTACTGGGCCGCGAGATTTCAATTCCGGAAGCCGACAATATTATCGGGCACGCGCCCATCGTGCTGCCCGTTCTGATTGCGGGCATGGGCCTTATCTTCTCCATCCTGGCCTGCTACCTGGTGCGGGTAAAGGATGATAACGGGAATGTGCAGGCTGCGCTGAACCTCGGTAACTGGGGCTCTATCATACTAACCGTCGTCGCGTCGTATTTCCTGGTGAACGCCATCCTGCCCGCCAGTACCATGGAGATTCGCGGAGTTGAATTCACCCGCCTGGACGTGTTCTTCGCCATTGTAACGGGTCTGGTCGTGGGGGCGCTGATGTCGATCATTACCGAGTACTACACCGCCATGGGACGCCGTCCGGTTATGTCCATCATTCGGCAGTCGGCTACGGGGGCGGCCACCAACATCATCGGTGGTCTGGCCGTGGGTATGGAATCGACCGTATTGCCCATTTTGGTGCTGGCGGCCGGTATCTATACGTCCTATCACTTTGCCGGTTTATACGGCGTCGCTATTTCGGCGGCCGGCATGATGGCCACTACGGCCATGCAGCTGGCAATTGATGCATTTGGCCCGATTGCCGACAATGCTGGTGGTATTGCCGAAATGAGCTACCTGCCCGAAGAAGTGCGCGGCCGTACCGACATTCTCGACGCTGTTGGTAACACCACGGCGGCCAGCGGAAAAGGCTTTGCCATTGCGTCGGCTGCCCTGACGGCGCTGGCCCTGTTTGCGGCCTTCGTGGGTATTTCGGGTATCTCAGCCATCGATATTTATAAAGCCGACGTACTGGCGGGGTTATTCGTCGGGGCCATGATTCCCTACATCTTCTCGTCGCTGGCAATTGCGGCCGTAGGCCGGGCCGCCATGGCTATGGTGGAGGAGGTCCGTCGTCAGTTCCGCGAAATTCCGGGTATTATGGAAGGTACCGGCAAGCCCGAATACGAAAAGTGCGTGGCTATTTCGACGCAGGCGTCTATCCGCGAAATGATCCTGCCGGGAGCCATTGCGCTGTCGGTACCCATCATCGTCGGCTTCATTTTTGGCCCCGAGGTACTGGGTGGTTTGCTGGCCGGGGTTACCGTATCGGGTGTGTTGATGGGTATTTTCATGAACAACGCCGGTGGTGCCTGGGATAACGCCAAGAAGTCGTTCGAGAAAGGAGTACTCATCAACGGGGAGATGTTTTACAAAAAATCGGAGCCGCACAAAGCGTCCGTAACGGGTGATACCGTGGGTGACCCCTTCAAGGATACGTCGGGTCCGTCGATGAACATCCTCATTAAGCTCATGTCGATCGTATCACTGGTTATTGCCCCTTATATCGCCGTTAAATCGTCCGACACGGTGGGCTACGCGAAAGAAGGAAAAGTGGCCGCCGGTACTGAGGTGCCGCTCGAACAGTCAACTGCCGCCGACAACAACAAAGTAGCTACGCCAAACCGCGAGTTTACCCCTACAGACCTCAGTCTGGACGGTGGTGTATCCCTGAAGGGGGTGGATGTCGACGGGATCGAAGCAAACCTGCTGAACTTCATCAAGTCGGATAAGGTAGTCGATAAAGAAACCTGGTTCGATTTTGACCGGCTGGTTTTCGAAACGGGCAGCGCTACGCTCAAACCCGAATCGCAGGAGCAGTTGAAGAACGTTGCCGATATCCTGAAAGCGTATCCGGCGGTGAACATCAAGCTCGGCGGCTACACCGATAACACCGGCAACGCAGCGAGCAACCTGAAGCTCTCCGGTGAGCGGGCACAGTCGGTCAAGAAGGAGCTGGCGGGTCTTGGCATCGACAGCAGTCGGCTGGAAGCTGAAGGTTACGGTCAGGAACATCCGGTTGCCTCGAATGACACCGAAGAAGGACGCGCCCAGAATCGCCGGATAGCCATCCGCGTAACAAAGAAGTAA
- a CDS encoding PIG-L family deacetylase has product MFLRKLIPPLLFGSLFTFATFAQVPYGPIKPTPPGEILSNLHKLNVLGSVLYVAAHPDDENTLFLAYMAKERLVRTAYLSLTRGDGGQNLIGPEQGENIGVIRTQELLAARRVDGPDQYFSRAYDFGFSKSTDEAVRTWGQEKVLADVVWMIRKHQPDIIITRFPPDARAGHGHHSASGFLAEEAFKISGDPTKFPEQLAFVKPWQAKRVMWNMFIPGQFLSNKKPEEAGNLIGIETGLFNPMLGRSYGEIASESRSQHKSQGFGVPASRGAKVDYLLLKNGDTMEKDPFDGVDLTWKRVPRSEGVQAMVTQLITAYKADRPAASVPALVQLYGALGKLDTTNNYVRAKRQDVQNLIQQCLGLWFETNPTDFAATPGEKITIGTNIVSRADLPVKLLGVRYSAGKDTTMNVTLKPNDVIQYTTTVTIPKTQKISQPYWLEKPIVKGVFQVDDQRLIGLPENPPALLASYTVEIDGQPFTYSRPVVYKSTDPVDGEIYRPFIVQPDVMANLTERVFTFSGTTAKTADVVLKAGRADVSGTLTLNVPSGWRVTPSSLPFALKNKGDEQRISFSVSPTAQATNGKLQAVMTTNGGTFTSGLRYVAYKHIPTQTLFPSAEAKLVKLDVKVTAKNIGYIIGAGDEIPAALQQMGCRVTVLGPAELNGNLSAYDAIITGVRAYNTDASLARYQPKLMEYVKNGGTMIVQYVTPTSSFLRTEPPLPPLGPYPFAIGRERVTEEDAKMTFINPQHPLLNTPNKITDADFSGWIQERGIYFAQDWAKEYQPIFSANDQNEAPKQGSLIYAKYGKGHYMYTGLVFFRELPAGVPGAYRLFANMISAGKP; this is encoded by the coding sequence GTGTTTCTCAGAAAACTAATCCCCCCCCTGCTCTTCGGCAGTTTGTTCACGTTTGCTACGTTCGCCCAGGTTCCCTACGGACCCATTAAGCCCACCCCACCCGGCGAAATCCTGTCGAACCTTCACAAGCTCAACGTTCTCGGCTCGGTACTCTACGTAGCGGCTCACCCCGACGACGAAAACACGCTGTTTCTGGCCTACATGGCTAAAGAGCGACTGGTGCGGACGGCCTATCTGTCGTTAACGCGGGGCGACGGCGGACAAAACCTGATCGGTCCCGAGCAGGGCGAAAACATTGGCGTGATCCGGACGCAGGAGTTGCTGGCAGCCCGCCGGGTCGATGGCCCCGATCAGTATTTCAGCCGGGCCTACGACTTCGGCTTCTCCAAGTCGACCGATGAAGCCGTCCGGACCTGGGGACAGGAGAAAGTCCTTGCCGACGTTGTCTGGATGATTCGGAAGCACCAGCCCGACATCATCATCACCCGTTTCCCGCCCGACGCCCGCGCCGGTCACGGACATCACAGCGCATCGGGATTTCTGGCCGAAGAAGCGTTTAAAATTTCCGGCGACCCGACCAAATTTCCGGAGCAGCTGGCATTCGTGAAGCCCTGGCAGGCCAAACGCGTGATGTGGAACATGTTTATTCCCGGCCAGTTCCTGAGCAATAAAAAACCCGAAGAAGCCGGTAACCTGATCGGTATCGAAACGGGTCTGTTTAATCCAATGCTGGGCCGCTCCTACGGCGAAATCGCGTCGGAGAGTCGTAGCCAGCACAAAAGCCAGGGGTTTGGCGTACCCGCCAGCCGGGGTGCCAAAGTCGACTATCTGCTGTTAAAAAACGGCGATACGATGGAGAAAGATCCGTTTGATGGAGTCGACCTGACGTGGAAACGCGTGCCCCGCAGCGAAGGGGTGCAGGCGATGGTTACCCAACTCATTACAGCTTATAAAGCTGACCGGCCGGCGGCTTCGGTTCCTGCGCTCGTACAACTTTACGGAGCCCTCGGCAAGCTGGACACGACGAACAACTACGTGCGGGCGAAACGGCAGGATGTGCAGAACCTGATTCAGCAGTGCCTGGGTCTGTGGTTCGAAACCAACCCTACCGACTTTGCCGCGACGCCCGGCGAGAAAATCACAATCGGAACGAACATCGTTAGCCGCGCCGACCTGCCGGTCAAACTGCTTGGCGTTCGTTACTCGGCGGGAAAGGACACGACGATGAACGTAACGCTCAAACCCAACGATGTTATCCAGTATACCACAACCGTTACCATTCCAAAAACGCAGAAGATCTCGCAACCCTACTGGCTCGAAAAGCCCATTGTCAAGGGCGTCTTTCAGGTCGATGACCAGCGGCTGATTGGCTTACCCGAGAACCCGCCCGCCCTACTGGCAAGCTATACAGTCGAGATCGATGGACAGCCATTTACCTACTCCCGGCCCGTTGTTTACAAGTCGACCGATCCTGTCGATGGCGAAATTTACCGGCCGTTCATTGTTCAGCCCGACGTAATGGCCAACCTGACCGAGCGGGTGTTTACTTTCTCGGGCACCACCGCCAAAACCGCTGACGTAGTCCTGAAAGCCGGCCGGGCCGATGTGAGTGGCACGTTAACGCTCAATGTACCCAGCGGATGGCGCGTAACCCCATCTTCGCTGCCGTTTGCGCTAAAGAACAAAGGCGACGAACAACGCATCTCGTTCTCGGTATCGCCAACGGCCCAGGCAACCAACGGAAAGTTGCAGGCGGTTATGACCACTAACGGCGGCACGTTCACCAGCGGCCTGCGCTACGTAGCTTATAAGCACATTCCTACCCAGACACTTTTCCCATCCGCCGAGGCTAAGCTGGTGAAGCTGGATGTGAAGGTGACAGCCAAAAACATTGGGTACATCATTGGCGCGGGCGATGAGATCCCCGCGGCCCTGCAACAGATGGGCTGCCGCGTAACGGTTCTCGGCCCCGCCGAGCTGAACGGTAACCTGTCGGCCTACGACGCCATTATCACGGGGGTGCGTGCTTACAACACCGATGCGAGTCTGGCCCGCTACCAGCCCAAACTAATGGAATATGTCAAGAACGGCGGCACCATGATCGTTCAATACGTAACGCCGACCAGTTCGTTTCTACGCACCGAGCCACCCCTGCCGCCCCTGGGTCCCTACCCCTTCGCCATCGGTCGGGAGCGGGTGACGGAAGAGGACGCCAAAATGACGTTCATCAATCCGCAGCACCCACTGCTGAACACACCCAACAAAATCACCGATGCTGATTTCAGCGGCTGGATTCAGGAACGCGGTATCTATTTCGCGCAGGACTGGGCGAAGGAGTACCAGCCTATTTTTTCGGCCAACGACCAGAACGAAGCGCCCAAGCAGGGTAGCCTGATCTACGCCAAATACGGCAAAGGCCACTACATGTATACGGGGCTCGTCTTCTTCCGCGAACTACCCGCCGGTGTGCCCGGTGCCTACCGGCTCTTCGCCAACATGATCTCGGCGGGTAAACCGTAG
- a CDS encoding NUDIX domain-containing protein: MESERVQITEEKLLSDNWYVLKRYTFNYLGKNGQWTTQQREAYDRGNGATILLHNPQTDTVILTRQFRLPTFVNGNSNGGPSSGMLIEACAGLLDNDDPQTAILRETEEETGYRIQSVEKIMEAYMSPGSVTEKLFFYIAEYTDDTERNGGGGIDEEEIDILELPLPEALAMMKRGEIMDGKTIMLLQHLRLKQLTQTMV, encoded by the coding sequence ATGGAAAGTGAACGGGTGCAAATAACGGAGGAGAAACTGCTCTCTGACAACTGGTACGTGCTCAAGCGTTACACCTTCAATTACCTCGGAAAAAATGGCCAGTGGACAACGCAGCAGCGGGAAGCCTACGACCGGGGAAACGGAGCCACTATTTTGCTGCATAACCCGCAGACGGACACGGTGATCCTGACCCGGCAATTCCGCTTACCTACGTTTGTCAACGGAAACAGCAACGGTGGACCCTCGTCTGGTATGCTGATCGAAGCCTGCGCGGGCCTGCTCGACAACGACGATCCACAAACGGCCATTCTCCGCGAAACGGAAGAAGAAACCGGCTACCGGATTCAGTCGGTCGAGAAAATTATGGAAGCCTATATGAGTCCGGGCTCGGTCACCGAAAAACTGTTCTTTTACATCGCCGAATACACCGACGATACCGAACGGAACGGCGGGGGCGGTATCGACGAAGAGGAAATCGACATTCTGGAGTTGCCGCTACCCGAGGCACTTGCCATGATGAAACGGGGTGAAATCATGGACGGAAAAACAATTATGCTCCTCCAGCACCTGCGCCTGAAACAGTTAACGCAAACGATGGTCTAA
- a CDS encoding DeoR/GlpR family DNA-binding transcription regulator: MNFQHRKRLILQTVDERGSADVQQLADLLQTSAMTIRRDLVQLAASGLIYRTRGGAMNVNLATDSHRFANKAAVNPERKDYICQLAAAEIQEGDIIFMDCGSTVFRLCPFIRNKRITVVTNSLPVVAELLTSEVTVNLVGGEVDKERQAIHGLIAEEHMARYRANRAFIGVDGISLANGLSANGEREASTAMAMARQSETTYLLCDSSKLESEKYFQFAPLSLFNVLITDNEAPTGTVAAYQRAGVTILN, encoded by the coding sequence ATGAATTTTCAACACCGGAAGCGACTTATTTTGCAAACGGTCGACGAGCGGGGGTCAGCCGATGTGCAGCAACTGGCCGATCTGCTGCAAACATCAGCCATGACGATCCGGCGCGATCTGGTGCAGCTGGCCGCATCAGGGCTGATTTACCGGACCCGGGGCGGAGCCATGAACGTGAATCTAGCTACCGATTCACACCGGTTTGCGAACAAAGCCGCCGTTAACCCCGAGCGGAAAGATTACATCTGCCAGTTGGCGGCCGCCGAAATTCAGGAAGGTGACATTATCTTCATGGACTGTGGCAGCACGGTATTCCGGCTCTGTCCTTTCATCCGAAACAAGCGCATTACGGTGGTAACCAACTCGCTTCCCGTCGTGGCCGAACTGCTCACGTCGGAGGTGACGGTGAATCTGGTGGGGGGAGAAGTGGACAAAGAGCGGCAAGCCATTCATGGGCTCATTGCCGAGGAACACATGGCCCGGTACCGGGCCAATCGGGCGTTCATTGGTGTAGATGGCATCTCACTCGCCAACGGCCTGAGCGCGAACGGCGAACGCGAAGCCAGCACGGCGATGGCCATGGCGCGGCAGTCTGAGACGACCTACCTGCTCTGTGACTCCTCGAAGCTGGAATCAGAGAAGTATTTCCAGTTCGCCCCCCTGAGCCTGTTCAACGTCCTGATCACCGATAACGAAGCGCCAACCGGGACCGTAGCCGCTTACCAACGGGCGGGTGTAACCATCCTGAATTGA